From a region of the Hippopotamus amphibius kiboko isolate mHipAmp2 chromosome 3, mHipAmp2.hap2, whole genome shotgun sequence genome:
- the LOC130850092 gene encoding nuclear nucleic acid-binding protein C1D-like — protein MAGEEINEDYQVEIHEYLSTFENSVGAVDEMLKTMMSVSRNELLQKLDPLEQAKVDLVSAYTLNSMFWVYLATQGVNPKEHPVKQELERIRVYMNRVKEITDKKKAGKLDRGVASRFVKNALWEPKPKNASKVANKGKSKN, from the coding sequence ATGGCAGGtgaagaaattaatgaagacTATCAAGTAGAAATTCATGAATATTTATCAACATTTGAGAATTCTGTTGGTGCTGTGGATGAGATGCTGAAGACCATGATGTCTGTTTCTAGAAATGAGTTGTTGCAGAAGCTGGACCCACTTGAACAAGCAAAAGTGGATTTAGTTTCTGCTTACACATTAAATTCAatgttttgggtttatttggCAACTCAGGGAGTCAATCCTAAGGAACATCCAGTAAAGCAGGAATTGGAGAGAATCAGAGTATACATGAACAGAGTCAAGGAAATAACAGACAAGAAGAAGGCTGGCAAGCTGGACAGGGGTGTGGCTTCAAGATTTGTAAAAAATGCCCTGTGGGAACCAAAACCTAAAAATGCATCCAAAGTTGCcaataaaggaaaaagtaaaaattaa